Part of the Drosophila pseudoobscura strain MV-25-SWS-2005 chromosome 2, UCI_Dpse_MV25, whole genome shotgun sequence genome, CAGCTCGTCGTAAACTTGGACATGCACACCTCACACTCGAACGGCTTGACGCCGGTGTGGGTGCGGGCATGGGAGGTAAGCTCCGCTTTGGTTACAAACGAATGCGGACACTCGGTGCACTTGAAGCTCTTGATGTCCGAGTGTCGCAACTTGTGCTGGCGCAGATTGGCATTTTGGGTGAAGCTCTTGCCACAAATGTTGCACAGGAATGGCTTCTCCCCGGTGTGGATGCGCATGTGATCCCGCAGGGTTGATAGCATGGTAAACACTGCAAAAAGTAACCAATCAGAAAGGATTGAGGGCTGTTTTTCAAGCGGAATCTCTTACCCTTCTTACAAACACTGCACTGATTGCGCAGGTTCCTTTTATGGCCCTGCACCATGTGCTTGCCCAGCTGCTCCTTGGAATCGTACAGCATTCCGCACTCCTGGCAATTGAATGTGCCATGGGTGGCCTGGTGCTCGGCCAGATGCTCGGGGGAAACGAACACTCGCTCGCATTCGTTGCAGGGATAATTGCGATTGATGCACCCCTTCTGTCGCCGATGTATCATCAGGGATTTCTCCAAGGCAAAGCCAGCATTGCAGCGATCACACTGATACTTTAGATCCATTATTTCTCCATGGGTGATGCTGACCTTGATCAGTTTTGGGAGCGGTGCCACCATTTCTGCTGTGGATTGATCTTCAGTTTGTTTTTCGGCCTGGCGACGTCGTGAGGTTCTCTTGGCCAGTGttggcagagattttgcctCTGTCTCTGAGTCTTCTAGTTCCCGCTTGGGTGACTGCTTtacctgctcctgctgctgaagAAGCAGTTTGGCGACACTTTTTCGTGTCCTCATCTGCGGTTTGGAAGTCTGTGCGGGTTCGGGTGTCTCTGTATCGCTGTCGGGGGCCTCGAATAGGGCTATATTACATTCTGTTATCTTCTGGGTCTCGGGCTCGAGTTTATACACAGTGGtatctttttcattttcctccTTTTCCGCAGCCTCTACGGGTAGCTCGTAGTCAAAAACCTCACACTCTTCGCCGTCTTCTTCTGTATCCTCCTCTTCGGGGGCAGAGCTAGACTTATCTAGACTGGTATTCTGTGCGGCATCTGTGGTGGGAACAGACGTGGTCTGCACTCCAGTTGTGGCGGTTGTCGGGGCACAGGGTTCGGTGGTCTGTACGGCCTTCTCGGCTGAGTCCACAaactttgtgggggcgaaatCGGGCTCCTCCGGCAGGGCATTTGGCAGCAGCTGGCGAAGGGTTCGACTGGAGTTTTCGCACTTGATCTTAAACGTGTAGCAGTGGTTTATTTCACTCAGGCAGCTCAGGCAGACCCGTTTGGGCAGATTATCCTCGGGGCGCGGCTATCAAATGGAAGGATTAGGATTGTTGcggttttgtttttatcgTCCGACGTCTTCGCGTACCTTCGTTTTGGTGAACTGCTTGAGCATATCGGCCAGGCAGCTGCCTACTCCGCCCTCATAAATGGATAGAAACGGCCCAGTCAGACTCAAGCAGGTCAGGCAAATCTTCTCCACATCCATTTTTGTGGACAATTTCTGCGTAAACaacaattaaaagaaaatccaaacaccagcagcagcagacggcGCGTTTGGCGTTGCCAGATCTGTGCAGGTGTAGCAATTTTCTAGCAATCAACTTTGAAAATAGCCAGAAAAAAAAGCTAAACTGTGCAGCAcgaattgaatttcaattgttttatttcaaatttgtGCTTATATTAGATAAAAGAGGCCTGTTCTCAATCTGCAATTATTTTGCCCATGctcattttaaatatttgtttgaatattgtattttatttttattgttgtatatatatattattatataaattttttaaaatggaaaaaaggcTAACAAGCAGTTTAAATGGATGGAGCTACCACTCTTTAAGAAACCCAGCTGTTTTCCTCGCCggcacataaataaaataataataaaagtacGAAATATTCAACGTTGACTATGAACGATATCAAACAGTTGAAGGATCAGCAACGCGACAAACATCCCGGATTCGATGCCTACCTGGATTGCATGACCCGGTCCCTCTTCACGGGTTTGGCCACATTCTGCTTGGGTGCGTCGCAGTAGTTTTCCTTTTCAGTGCCAATATTGCataataaattacaaattacagGCTTTTCCGGCACTTATTTTGCTCagaaaataattcaatcgAAGATCCGTTATCCGGCAAAGTACAACATATTGGTGGCCTCGCTTGTTGCCACCGGCATCTCGTATCAGACGACATCATCTCGCACTAGATCTTGCCAAGCCGCATGGATGGCCTTTGAGGACAAGCATACGATACTGAAGGAGGAAACCTTTTagcaattgcaatttgcaattccCAATTAGCTTTAGTTATGACTAGTCTTAGGCCGCTGATGCGCCTGGCCAGGGCTCTCCCACTGCGTCCCGCTATGGTGGGAGTCCTCCATTCACGCTTTAAGTACACTCAGCATCAGGGCGTCAAGGGCATAAGGAATCGGAAGAGCTTCTTTGAGGCGCAAATGCAGGCGGGACAGCACGGCGATGAAGATTACGAGGAGGCGGAGCGAGGAGATTCCAATGGGAATCTGGCTGACATGCGCTTTCTGGATGATCGGTAAGTGCAAGTACTTTGCAATCGATAGAGAACACTCATTTCTTACTGAATTCCTATTTGACAGCGCCTACGATGAGGTGGCCGGCGGTGCCATGCGCATAAGCCGCGACATAGCCAGCGCCCAGCAGGTGCTCATCCTTCAGCCGTATGTAAAGTGGTCCGCGAAAAGGCAAAAAATCCCTAGCGACGTTCGACCGGAGGATCAGTTGGCCGAGGCCAGCGCTTTGATACACTCCCTGCCCAATTGGCAAGTGGCAAAGGCCCTTAAGGTTCCCCTGGAGAGTCTCGAGCGGAAGACTCTCTTCGGCAGCGGCAAAATGGTGGAGCTGAAGGCCCTGATAGCGGATCTGCGTCAGGAGAAGCATCTAACCTGCCTCTTCGTGAGCAAGGGAACGCTCTCCTTCGCCCAGAAACGTTTCCTCGAAGCAGAATTCCGTCTGCCCGTGATGGATCGCTATTCGGTGGTCATACAAATCCTCCGGTTGCATGCCACCACAGCGGAGGCTCGTCTCCAGGTAGCCATGGCCGAGCTGCCGTACATTTGGTCGCAGGCCAAGGATGCCAGCGTGACGCAGACGCGTCGTCAGGGCTACTCCTTGACCGATCTGCAGAAGGAAATCCTCCGCACTCGGGAGCGCAAATTGCGAGCAGAGCTGGACAGGGTTCGGCGTCAACGGCAGCTGCTGCGACAGAAACGAAAGCAGCAGAATTATCCGATTGTGGCAGTGGTGGGCTATACGAATGCTGGCAAGACATCCCTAATCAAGGCTTTGACGGTGGAGGATGCCTTGCAGCCGCGCAACCAATTGTTTGCTACCCTCGATGTGACGGCCCATGCGGGACAGCTGCCGTGCAATCTGCAGGTGATCTACATGGACACGGTGGGCTTTATGTCCGATTTACCAACTGGTCTGTTCGAATGTTTTGTGGCCACTCTGGAGGACGCCATGCTGGCGGTGAGTCTTTTCCCTCACAATTATACCTTTCGGTTCAGTTAAAGGTTTTTTTCCTTCCTTCAGGATGTCATTGTGCATGTGCAGGACCTATCGCATCCCTGTCATGCGGCCCAACGCAGCCACGTGGAGTCCACCCTCCGTTCTTTGGCCTTCAATGTGTCTGGCGGTGACCCAGCCACCAGTCAATTGCCACCGATCATAAACGTGTACAACAAATGCGACTTGGTGTCTCAGCCATCGTCGGATGCTGCTGTTCATCATATCTCTGCTAGAGCCCAGACCGGACTGGAGCCACTGCTGGCTGACATAGAAGAGCAGATACTGGCCGCCACGGGGCGACGCAAGCTGCAGATGCGTGTGCCCAGCGGGGGCCCCGAAATGGCGTGGCTCTACAAGAATGCTGCCGTTGTGGACACCGTGGCGGATGAGGCATATCCCAACCGTCTGATGATGCATGTGGTCATCAGCCAGCGCACTCTGGACCAATTCAAGAGGGAGTTCTTGTGATCTTTCTAAATTCTTTATTATTGCTCTGGTTTCTTTTGTTGAATTAGTGGTTAGGATTGGTGTTGTTTCACTGTTAAGATCTatgataaatataaaatttgctaccacaaaaataaatcaaacgtGTCTAAAAATATCATGaaataaaacatttatatatactatatattgcACTTTACAGACTTCCCTTGTGCTGTGTGGATCCCGGTACGCATCTAAGGAACTCTTTGTCGAACCCGAATTATCCGTAATTATATTATTCTATAGCTAATCCGAAAAAGTGCCCGCGCGACTCTTGCATTGGCACAGTAGaactatacaaaaatatgGTATTTCCGGTGATGGGAAtgtactaaaaataaaaactcaaCCAACTTAAAATAACAAAACAGAATTAAAACTAAATGTAgattaaatttacaaaaaacaaatgctCCATAAACTATAcgattaaatataaaatacatgtACTTTTTTTTAGCCCGTTAAACCTCGCAATATTAAAAGTTTTAGATTTTTTTATCTGTTCAAATATTAGGATAAACATGTCAAGATTTTTCCAACTCTAAATGGAAACAAAT contains:
- the LOC4802413 gene encoding putative GTP-binding protein 6; the protein is MTSLRPLMRLARALPLRPAMVGVLHSRFKYTQHQGVKGIRNRKSFFEAQMQAGQHGDEDYEEAERGDSNGNLADMRFLDDRAYDEVAGGAMRISRDIASAQQVLILQPYVKWSAKRQKIPSDVRPEDQLAEASALIHSLPNWQVAKALKVPLESLERKTLFGSGKMVELKALIADLRQEKHLTCLFVSKGTLSFAQKRFLEAEFRLPVMDRYSVVIQILRLHATTAEARLQVAMAELPYIWSQAKDASVTQTRRQGYSLTDLQKEILRTRERKLRAELDRVRRQRQLLRQKRKQQNYPIVAVVGYTNAGKTSLIKALTVEDALQPRNQLFATLDVTAHAGQLPCNLQVIYMDTVGFMSDLPTGLFECFVATLEDAMLADVIVHVQDLSHPCHAAQRSHVESTLRSLAFNVSGGDPATSQLPPIINVYNKCDLVSQPSSDAAVHHISARAQTGLEPLLADIEEQILAATGRRKLQMRVPSGGPEMAWLYKNAAVVDTVADEAYPNRLMMHVVISQRTLDQFKREFL
- the LOC4802412 gene encoding zinc finger protein 436: MDVEKICLTCLSLTGPFLSIYEGGVGSCLADMLKQFTKTKPRPEDNLPKRVCLSCLSEINHCYTFKIKCENSSRTLRQLLPNALPEEPDFAPTKFVDSAEKAVQTTEPCAPTTATTGVQTTSVPTTDAAQNTSLDKSSSAPEEEDTEEDGEECEVFDYELPVEAAEKEENEKDTTVYKLEPETQKITECNIALFEAPDSDTETPEPAQTSKPQMRTRKSVAKLLLQQQEQVKQSPKRELEDSETEAKSLPTLAKRTSRRRQAEKQTEDQSTAEMVAPLPKLIKVSITHGEIMDLKYQCDRCNAGFALEKSLMIHRRQKGCINRNYPCNECERVFVSPEHLAEHQATHGTFNCQECGMLYDSKEQLGKHMVQGHKRNLRNQCSVCKKVFTMLSTLRDHMRIHTGEKPFLCNICGKSFTQNANLRQHKLRHSDIKSFKCTECPHSFVTKAELTSHARTHTGVKPFECEVCMSKFTTSCSLAKHKRKHTGERPYACDLCPMRFTALNVLKNHRRTHTGERPYVCPFCSKTFTQRGDCQMHQKTHQGDKIYICPVCSEEFKSMPEMRTHLAIHEQEDKRLMHFTLLSNKENGNGGTLDDELTEVTDSALML
- the LOC6897594 gene encoding transmembrane protein 141, which codes for MNDIKQLKDQQRDKHPGFDAYLDCMTRSLFTGLATFCLGFSGTYFAQKIIQSKIRYPAKYNILVASLVATGISYQTTSSRTRSCQAAWMAFEDKHTILKEETF